A section of the Microbacterium sp. MM2322 genome encodes:
- a CDS encoding MOSC domain-containing protein: MAAVSELFRYPIKGFTPEPRSELVVQDDGRIAGDRVLAFRFADATEPEDADGLESWPKSRGLALMDFPSIARVRVAFDPQTGLVRMSEGDRLLAEAGLDEPGRRELEVAITAFLEQSSDARLLQRDGVLPLRLVGDGRSARFQDRARGYVSLHAAASVAAVAAVTPAPVDDRRFRSNIVVSGVAPWAELDWTGRVRIGEVAFDVQRPIGRCAAIAANPDTGQRDARLLRVLTAESGHDEPTLGILLLPADGGGVIRVGDDVIVEAD, translated from the coding sequence ATGGCCGCCGTCTCGGAGCTTTTCCGCTACCCGATCAAGGGATTCACTCCCGAGCCTCGCTCGGAGCTCGTCGTCCAAGACGACGGCCGGATCGCGGGCGACCGCGTCCTCGCGTTCCGATTCGCGGACGCGACGGAACCCGAGGACGCCGACGGCCTCGAGTCATGGCCGAAGAGCCGCGGCCTCGCGCTCATGGACTTCCCCTCGATCGCGCGCGTGCGCGTCGCTTTCGACCCGCAGACCGGGCTCGTCCGCATGAGCGAGGGCGACCGGCTGCTGGCCGAGGCGGGTCTCGACGAGCCGGGGCGGCGTGAACTCGAGGTGGCCATCACCGCCTTCCTCGAGCAGTCCTCCGACGCGCGGCTCCTGCAGCGAGACGGCGTCCTTCCGCTGCGGCTCGTCGGCGACGGTCGCTCAGCCCGATTCCAGGACCGTGCCCGCGGGTACGTGTCGCTGCACGCCGCTGCCTCCGTCGCCGCGGTCGCCGCCGTCACGCCTGCCCCCGTCGACGACCGGCGGTTCCGGTCGAACATCGTCGTCTCGGGCGTCGCGCCCTGGGCGGAGCTCGACTGGACGGGGCGCGTCCGCATCGGAGAGGTGGCGTTCGACGTGCAGCGGCCGATCGGCCGGTGCGCCGCCATCGCCGCGAACCCCGACACGGGTCAGCGGGACGCCCGCCTGCTGCGGGTGCTCACGGCCGAGTCCGGACACGACGAGCCGACCCTCGGCATCCTGCTCCTGCCAGCCGACGGCGGCGGCGTCATCCGTGTGGGAGACGACGTCATCGTCGAGGCGGACTGA